Proteins encoded in a region of the Planococcus citri chromosome 1, ihPlaCitr1.1, whole genome shotgun sequence genome:
- the LOC135846374 gene encoding E3 ubiquitin-protein ligase hyd-like isoform X4, translating into MDVVSGCEDLFCVEPMSLASSSRQRESPSRTTRTSRRRRRELGESGEVIRNSQNRLPDSEVEDDIVENLVALTNDVEGSDNEEQDAASGFALDVRNGGEAENLMDARNSVVGMIEAARSAAEAESNAGYLIVESESDSDQSNQDGGQRSVQTGATVGSDYDGSGESTQQEDEDSETAETDDLEAEEVIMNDEQLEIRPTISFGYSSHRTNLAPQSMQWVVRSRDNISRSSGGFRFTSGGNSLVFIVPSSLPRTGTGGSSTGTTTTVAATVEPPVTMSTTAACLTRAFAIVIRQIADLFRTLQDYNTMAPPLATVSSVTQQDVDNLQVDVDES; encoded by the exons ATGGATGTGGTCTCG GGATGCGAAGACTTATTCTGCGTCGAACCTATGTCTTTGGCGTCGTCGTCTCGTCAACGCGAATCCCCTTCTCGTACAACAAGAACAAGCCGGCGGCGAAGGCGGGAACTAGGCGAATCAGGAGAAGTGATACGTAACTCGCAGAACAGATTGCCCGATTCGGAAGTTGAAGACGATATCGTTGAAA ATTTAGTAGCGCTTACAAACGATGTCGAAGGAAGTGATAACGAAGAACAAGATGCCGCCAGCGGCTTCGCTCTGGATGTAAGGAACGGAGGCGAAGCGGAGAACTTAATGGATGCTCGTAATTCCG TTGTAGGTATGATAGAAGCGGCCAGAAGTGCTGCCGAAGCCGAATCCAACGCTGGATATTTGATCGTCGAATCCGAATCTGACTCTGATCAGAGTAATCAAGACGGAGGTCAAAGGAGTGTACAAACTGGAGCCACTGTTGGCTCTGATT ACGACGGATCTGGCGAATCGACTCAGCAAGAAGATGAAGATTCAGAAACGGCCGAAACAGACGATCTAGAAGCGGAAGAAGTTATTATGAACGACGAGCAACTAGAAATAAGACC AACGATTTCCTTTGGTTACAGCAGTCACCGGACGAATTTAGCTCCGCAATCGATGCAATGGGTCGTTCGAAGCCGTGACAATATTTCCAGATCATCCGGAG GTTTTCGTTTCACGTCCGGCGGCAATTCGTTAGTATTCATTGTTCCGTCATCGTTGCCCCGAACAGGtaccggaggctccagcacCGGAACCACGACCACGGTCGCCGCTACTGTTGAGCCACCGGTGACGATGTCAACGACTGCTGCCTGCTTGACTCGCGCATTCGCCATCGTAATTAGACAGATCGCCGACTTATTCCGTACCCTGCAAGATTACAATACGATGGCGCCTCCTCTGGCTACCGTGTCGAGTGTCACTCAACAAGATGTTGATAATTTGCAGGTGGATGTTGATGAGAGTTGA
- the LOC135847227 gene encoding zinc finger and SCAN domain-containing protein 12-like — MAQGIETSEFWKPKVNGFNSHFVSNVCRLCANICDNLVPIFDKINDKGSIYSKLKKCLPSISVLENDNKPKQICLECISKLELCFSFIEMSLDADCKFEAALQSRSAPQIHVVDDNLLTKALDFSWLQVKSESLWNDIKHDSAEITKSDQKIPHVLVPEIQNQVFQQQKQYQQVVQLPAAASNQYPVQDGSNLGIVLNKQDINHNILPGVIVPDGISSQDLILLVELKCKDNASVSLVKKNQPSLEIRSKPPELNNYQTKIMDTGGNIRVVNVSDFEGKFNGNQSGKMASFVNDNATAASLLKALETEVLNGVIKLENLDGESVTLNEPLKTESDTNYKDNSVASTSSVDSIKAASSTQPSVTRDFECNVCGKLFSRRNRLNAHLARHSSVRPHSCDKCDQRFITRWDLTLHLRIHSGVFSCEYCGKAFPAKGKLERHRRTHTGERPFPCDLCSKAFSEKRNLENHLKTHAAAEARKAANTNSICLGCGCSIINNGTTPLKSKCETCEKKDFFNAFVDSNTNLSTQCDLNLTKYQSDQQNLANSSTTSNTLSNFLKT; from the exons ATGGCTCAAGGTATCGAAACAAGTGAATTTTGGAAACCCAAAGTGAATGGTTTCAATAGCCATTTCGTTAGCAATGTTTGTCGATTATGTGCCAATATTTGTGATAATTTAGTgcctatttttgataaaataaacgaTAAAGGGAGTATTTATTCGAAACTGAAGAAATGCCTTCCTTCCATTTCG GTACTCGAGAACGATAATAAACCGAAACAGATCTGTTTGGAATGTATCTCGAAGCTGGAATTATGTTTCTCTTTCATCGAAATGTCGTTAGATGCAGATTGCAAATTCGAAGCCGCATTACAAAGTCGTTCAGCTCCACAGATACATGTTGTGGATGATAACTTATTGACCAAGGCATTG GACTTTTCGTGGCTGCAAGTTAAATCAGAATCGTTGTGGAATGATATAAAACATGATTCAGCCGAAATAActaaaagtgatcaaaaaataccTCACGTTTTAGTACCTGAAATACAAAACCAAGTGTTTCAGCAACAAAAACAATACCAACAAGTAGTTCAACTTCCTGCTGCGGCCTCGAACCAATACCCAGTGCAAGATGGATCGAATTTAGGAATCGTTTTAAATAAACAGGATATTAATCATAATATATTACCTGGTGTAATCGTTCCAGATGGTATATCTTCTCAAGATCTCATTCTTCTTGTAGAGCTAAAATGCAAAGATAACGCTTCCGTTTCGCTAGTCAAGAAAAATCAACCTAGCTTGGAAATTCGTAGTAAACCCCCCGAACTGAATAATTATCAGACCAAAATCATGGATACCGGAGGTAACATAAGAGTCGTTAATGTTTCCGATTTCGAGGGTAAATTTAACGGCAATCAGTCTGGTAAAATGgcatcattcgtgaacgataaCGCTACCGCAGCTTCTCTTTTAAAAGCTCTCGAAACCGAAGTTCTCAACGGGGTtattaaattagaaaatctGGATGGTGAAAGTGTAACGTTGAACGAACCGTTGAAAACTGAATCTGATACGAACTACAAAGATAATTCCGTCGCGTCTACATCGAGTGTTGATTCGATCaa GGCAGCTAGTTCTACCCAGCCGTCAGTGACTCGTGATTTCGAATGTAACGTTTGCGGTAAACTATTCTCCAGACGTAATCGATTAAATGCTCATCTGGCTAGACACAGTTCAGTACGACCACATTCGTGCGATAAATGCGATCAGCGTTTCATTACTCGTTGGGATCTCACCCTTCATTTACGTATACATTCCGGCGTATTCTCGTGCGAATACTGCGGTAAAGCGTTTCCAGCCAAAGGTAAGCTGGAACGACATCGAAGAACCCATACCGGCGAACGTCCATTCCCTTGTGACTTGTGTAGTAAAGCTTTCAGTGAAAAACGAAACTTGGAGAATCATTTGAAGACTCATGCTGCCGCAGAAGCGCGCAAAGCAGCTAATACTAATAGCATATGTTTAGGCTGCGGGTGTTCCATTATCAATAATGGTACAACCCCGTTAAAATCTAAATGCGAAACGTGcgagaaaaaagatttttttaacgCGTTCGTAGACTCGAATACGAACCTTTCTACTCAATGTGATTTGAATTTGACCAAGTATCAAAGTGATCAGCAAAATCTCGCCAATTCCAGTACCACTTCTAATACACTTTCGAACTTCTTGAAAACCTAA
- the LOC135846374 gene encoding E3 ubiquitin-protein ligase hyd-like isoform X3, whose protein sequence is MDVVSGCEDLFCVEPMSLASSSRQRESPSRTTRTSRRRRRELGESGEVIRNSQNRLPDSEVEDDIVENLVALTNDVEGSDNEEQDAASGFALDVRNGGEAENLMDARNSVVGMIEAARSAAEAESNAGYLIVESESDSDQSNQDGGQRSVQTGATVGSDYDGSGESTQQEDEDSETAETDDLEAEEVIMNDEQLEIRPHRTNLAPQSMQWVVRSRDNISRSSGGFRFTSGGNSLVFIVPSSLPRTGTGGSSTGTTTTVAATVEPPVTMSTTAACLTRAFAIVIRQIADLFRTLQDYNTMAPPLATVSSVTQQDVDNLQIIFRSKTHHQKRSYQCIKCIQ, encoded by the exons ATGGATGTGGTCTCG GGATGCGAAGACTTATTCTGCGTCGAACCTATGTCTTTGGCGTCGTCGTCTCGTCAACGCGAATCCCCTTCTCGTACAACAAGAACAAGCCGGCGGCGAAGGCGGGAACTAGGCGAATCAGGAGAAGTGATACGTAACTCGCAGAACAGATTGCCCGATTCGGAAGTTGAAGACGATATCGTTGAAA ATTTAGTAGCGCTTACAAACGATGTCGAAGGAAGTGATAACGAAGAACAAGATGCCGCCAGCGGCTTCGCTCTGGATGTAAGGAACGGAGGCGAAGCGGAGAACTTAATGGATGCTCGTAATTCCG TTGTAGGTATGATAGAAGCGGCCAGAAGTGCTGCCGAAGCCGAATCCAACGCTGGATATTTGATCGTCGAATCCGAATCTGACTCTGATCAGAGTAATCAAGACGGAGGTCAAAGGAGTGTACAAACTGGAGCCACTGTTGGCTCTGATT ACGACGGATCTGGCGAATCGACTCAGCAAGAAGATGAAGATTCAGAAACGGCCGAAACAGACGATCTAGAAGCGGAAGAAGTTATTATGAACGACGAGCAACTAGAAATAAGACC TCACCGGACGAATTTAGCTCCGCAATCGATGCAATGGGTCGTTCGAAGCCGTGACAATATTTCCAGATCATCCGGAG GTTTTCGTTTCACGTCCGGCGGCAATTCGTTAGTATTCATTGTTCCGTCATCGTTGCCCCGAACAGGtaccggaggctccagcacCGGAACCACGACCACGGTCGCCGCTACTGTTGAGCCACCGGTGACGATGTCAACGACTGCTGCCTGCTTGACTCGCGCATTCGCCATCGTAATTAGACAGATCGCCGACTTATTCCGTACCCTGCAAGATTACAATACGATGGCGCCTCCTCTGGCTACCGTGTCGAGTGTCACTCAACAAGATGTTGATAATTTGCAG ATTATATTTCGTAGTAAAACACATCATCAGAAGAGATCCTATCAGTGTATTAAATGCATACAGTGA
- the LOC135845441 gene encoding baculoviral IAP repeat-containing protein 6-like isoform X2: MYYFCRIYWSSTKVKNDDRKSEGSHSIQDGSCISPSLVNNLALFSRELVDLLKTFPHCTMSFNRFIPAYHHHFGRQCRVADYGYTKLIDLMDALPNVVQVIGEGNRRMLTLAHEAHIQDSTAVQFDVQLLKALFEFIPKTLQCWSAGAFRWFCQLLLYVVPHDTQATASQKCFSLLLQVAKELNSRQNTYHLLLRTRYGLYGNPKMSVIPKIEQKAKQFEAGKPLIVIDHQAAGPSYVPTPIYHDKVTYSDVSSGYTDNSFPWQKLLISPPQQTIIIDRIHSGAKRFVVLDFGFPICLTDMLVPPCSELLSLSIDIWTQSEEADGRRLIVASDIGSKMLIMSDIQPPPICRYLKITAIGRYLRYEPHQV, translated from the exons ATGTACTATTTCTGCAGAATTTATTGGTCGAGCACCAAAGTCAAAAACGACGATAGAAAATCCGAAG GGTCACATTCTATACAAGATGGCAGCTGTATTAGTCCTTCGTTAGTGAACAACTTGGCTCTTTTTAGTCGCGAGCTTGTCGATTTATTGAAAACGTTTCCTCATTGCACCATGTCTTTCAATCGATTCATTCCCGCCTATCACCATCATTTCGGTCGCCAGTGTCGTGTCGCTGATTACGGTTACACAAAACTAATCGATTTAATGGACGCTCTTCCGAACGTCGTTCAA gtaATTGGCGAAGGTAACCGACGTATGTTGACGCTGGCGCATGAAGCTCATATCCAAGATTCAACCGCAGTGCAATTCGACGTACAGCTTTTGAAAGCTCTATTCGAGTTTATTCCGAAAACGTTGCAATGTTGGTCAGCAGGAGCATTTCGTTGGTTTTGCCAGCTGTTGTTGTACGTCGTACCTCACGATACGCAGGCGACTGCGTCTCAAAAATGCTTTTCTCTTTTGCTTCAAGTAGCCAAGGAGTTGAATTCTAGACAAAATACGTATCATTTGTTGCTCCGTACGAG ATATGGATTATATGGAAATCCGAAAATGAGCGTAATtccgaaaattgaacaaaaggCTAAACAATTCGAAGCAGGCAAACCGTTGATTGTTATCGATCACCAGGCAGCCGGACCATCCTACGTGCCAACACCGATTTATCACGATAAAGTCACCTACTCGGATGTCAGCTCAGGG TATACGGATAATAGTTTCCCGTGGcagaagttgttgatttcgccGCCTCAACAGACCATCATCATCGATAGAATACACAGCGGAGCTAAACGATTCGTCGTATTAGATTTCGGATTCCCGATTTGTCTTACGGATATGTTGGTGCCTCCGTGTTCGGAGCTGTTGTCGTTGTCTATCGATATCTGGACCCAGTCCGAAGAAGCCGATGGTAGAAGATTGATTGTGGCCTCGGATATTGGTAGTAAAATGTTGATCATGTCCGATATTCAACCACCGCCTATATGTCGGTATTTAAAA ATTACTGCTATTGGAAGATACCTACGGTATGAGCCCCACCAAGTGTAA
- the LOC135846374 gene encoding E3 ubiquitin-protein ligase hyd-like isoform X2, producing MDVVSGCEDLFCVEPMSLASSSRQRESPSRTTRTSRRRRRELGESGEVIRNSQNRLPDSEVEDDIVENLVALTNDVEGSDNEEQDAASGFALDVRNGGEAENLMDARNSVVGMIEAARSAAEAESNAGYLIVESESDSDQSNQDGGQRSVQTGATVGSDYDGSGESTQQEDEDSETAETDDLEAEEVIMNDEQLEIRPSHRTNLAPQSMQWVVRSRDNISRSSGGFRFTSGGNSLVFIVPSSLPRTGTGGSSTGTTTTVAATVEPPVTMSTTAACLTRAFAIVIRQIADLFRTLQDYNTMAPPLATVSSVTQQDVDNLQIIFRSKTHHQKRSYQCIKCIQ from the exons ATGGATGTGGTCTCG GGATGCGAAGACTTATTCTGCGTCGAACCTATGTCTTTGGCGTCGTCGTCTCGTCAACGCGAATCCCCTTCTCGTACAACAAGAACAAGCCGGCGGCGAAGGCGGGAACTAGGCGAATCAGGAGAAGTGATACGTAACTCGCAGAACAGATTGCCCGATTCGGAAGTTGAAGACGATATCGTTGAAA ATTTAGTAGCGCTTACAAACGATGTCGAAGGAAGTGATAACGAAGAACAAGATGCCGCCAGCGGCTTCGCTCTGGATGTAAGGAACGGAGGCGAAGCGGAGAACTTAATGGATGCTCGTAATTCCG TTGTAGGTATGATAGAAGCGGCCAGAAGTGCTGCCGAAGCCGAATCCAACGCTGGATATTTGATCGTCGAATCCGAATCTGACTCTGATCAGAGTAATCAAGACGGAGGTCAAAGGAGTGTACAAACTGGAGCCACTGTTGGCTCTGATT ACGACGGATCTGGCGAATCGACTCAGCAAGAAGATGAAGATTCAGAAACGGCCGAAACAGACGATCTAGAAGCGGAAGAAGTTATTATGAACGACGAGCAACTAGAAATAAGACC CAGTCACCGGACGAATTTAGCTCCGCAATCGATGCAATGGGTCGTTCGAAGCCGTGACAATATTTCCAGATCATCCGGAG GTTTTCGTTTCACGTCCGGCGGCAATTCGTTAGTATTCATTGTTCCGTCATCGTTGCCCCGAACAGGtaccggaggctccagcacCGGAACCACGACCACGGTCGCCGCTACTGTTGAGCCACCGGTGACGATGTCAACGACTGCTGCCTGCTTGACTCGCGCATTCGCCATCGTAATTAGACAGATCGCCGACTTATTCCGTACCCTGCAAGATTACAATACGATGGCGCCTCCTCTGGCTACCGTGTCGAGTGTCACTCAACAAGATGTTGATAATTTGCAG ATTATATTTCGTAGTAAAACACATCATCAGAAGAGATCCTATCAGTGTATTAAATGCATACAGTGA
- the LOC135846687 gene encoding baculoviral IAP repeat-containing protein 6-like yields the protein MATELKRQNRYIPALSIASAINERLNCLFPSTFNNSNTNRALMFSEANRRETFTKWPHMDYKWALPDQMAQEGFYHQRNTIGDDRAMCFTCVVCLVCWEPTDEPWSEHERHAPTCPFVRGEYTQNAPLSVNYATAPAITL from the exons ATGGCTACGGAGTTGAAACGCCAGAACCGTTATATACCAGCTTTATCCATTGCCAGTGCTATAAACGAAAGATTGAATTGCTTGTTTCCATCTACTTTTAATAATTCTAATACTAATAGAGCCTTGATGTTCAGTGAAGCCAACAGAAGAGAAACGTTTACCAAATGGCCTCATATGGATTACAA ATGGGCTCTTCCCGATCAAATGGCTCAAGAGGGGTTTTACCATCAACGGAACACGATTGGTGACGATCGTGCTATGTGTTTCACTTGCGTTGTATGTTTGGTCTGCTGGGAACCGACTGACGAACcttg GTCTGAACATGAAAGACATGCTCCCACATGTCCTTTCGTTAGAGGTGAATACACCCAAAATGCACCGCTCTCAGTGAATTACGCTACAGCGCCGGCCATTACCTTATAA
- the LOC135845441 gene encoding baculoviral IAP repeat-containing protein 6-like isoform X1, producing the protein MYYFCRIYWSSTKVKNDDRKSEGSHSIQDGSCISPSLVNNLALFSRELVDLLKTFPHCTMSFNRFIPAYHHHFGRQCRVADYGYTKLIDLMDALPNVVQVIGEGNRRMLTLAHEAHIQDSTAVQFDVQLLKALFEFIPKTLQCWSAGAFRWFCQLLLYVVPHDTQATASQKCFSLLLQVAKELNSRQNTYHLLLRTRYGLYGNPKMSVIPKIEQKAKQFEAGKPLIVIDHQAAGPSYVPTPIYHDKVTYSDVSSGDLFQYTDNSFPWQKLLISPPQQTIIIDRIHSGAKRFVVLDFGFPICLTDMLVPPCSELLSLSIDIWTQSEEADGRRLIVASDIGSKMLIMSDIQPPPICRYLKITAIGRYLRYEPHQV; encoded by the exons ATGTACTATTTCTGCAGAATTTATTGGTCGAGCACCAAAGTCAAAAACGACGATAGAAAATCCGAAG GGTCACATTCTATACAAGATGGCAGCTGTATTAGTCCTTCGTTAGTGAACAACTTGGCTCTTTTTAGTCGCGAGCTTGTCGATTTATTGAAAACGTTTCCTCATTGCACCATGTCTTTCAATCGATTCATTCCCGCCTATCACCATCATTTCGGTCGCCAGTGTCGTGTCGCTGATTACGGTTACACAAAACTAATCGATTTAATGGACGCTCTTCCGAACGTCGTTCAA gtaATTGGCGAAGGTAACCGACGTATGTTGACGCTGGCGCATGAAGCTCATATCCAAGATTCAACCGCAGTGCAATTCGACGTACAGCTTTTGAAAGCTCTATTCGAGTTTATTCCGAAAACGTTGCAATGTTGGTCAGCAGGAGCATTTCGTTGGTTTTGCCAGCTGTTGTTGTACGTCGTACCTCACGATACGCAGGCGACTGCGTCTCAAAAATGCTTTTCTCTTTTGCTTCAAGTAGCCAAGGAGTTGAATTCTAGACAAAATACGTATCATTTGTTGCTCCGTACGAG ATATGGATTATATGGAAATCCGAAAATGAGCGTAATtccgaaaattgaacaaaaggCTAAACAATTCGAAGCAGGCAAACCGTTGATTGTTATCGATCACCAGGCAGCCGGACCATCCTACGTGCCAACACCGATTTATCACGATAAAGTCACCTACTCGGATGTCAGCTCAGGG GATCTGTTTCAGTATACGGATAATAGTTTCCCGTGGcagaagttgttgatttcgccGCCTCAACAGACCATCATCATCGATAGAATACACAGCGGAGCTAAACGATTCGTCGTATTAGATTTCGGATTCCCGATTTGTCTTACGGATATGTTGGTGCCTCCGTGTTCGGAGCTGTTGTCGTTGTCTATCGATATCTGGACCCAGTCCGAAGAAGCCGATGGTAGAAGATTGATTGTGGCCTCGGATATTGGTAGTAAAATGTTGATCATGTCCGATATTCAACCACCGCCTATATGTCGGTATTTAAAA ATTACTGCTATTGGAAGATACCTACGGTATGAGCCCCACCAAGTGTAA
- the LOC135846860 gene encoding uncharacterized protein LOC135846860 produces MKSVQSFSDNDLITAILRERCDGNRNLLHACVSMCAPVSNKDHEAAVREMDFDQTTTHMETSHTEEPLAHNYGWPNEAFHSASGDEDSIGLIPMPGTASSAKSMPNLSTTSGPCCVESEHRRTLHYRSDRTKE; encoded by the exons ATGAAGTCAGTGCAATCATTTTCAG ATAATGATTTAATTACGGCGATATTGAGAGAAAGATGTGACGGTAATCGTAATCTTTTGCATGCCTGCGTATCGATGTGTGCTCCTGTTTCGAATAAAGATCACGAAGCCG CCGTCCGCGAAATGGATTTCGATCAGACTACTACCCACATGGAAACCAGCCACACCGAAGAACCATTGGCTCATAATTACGGATGGCCTAACGAAGCATTCCATTCGGCTTCCGGGGACGAAGATAGCATCGGTTTGATACCGATGCCAGGTACTGCGTCTTCCGCCAAATCGATGCCTAATTTGTCCACCACGTCAGGGCCCTGCTGCGTTGAATCCGAGCACCGGAGGACCCTACATTACAGATCCGACCGAACGAAGGAATAA
- the LOC135846374 gene encoding E3 ubiquitin-protein ligase hyd-like isoform X1, with product MDVVSGCEDLFCVEPMSLASSSRQRESPSRTTRTSRRRRRELGESGEVIRNSQNRLPDSEVEDDIVENLVALTNDVEGSDNEEQDAASGFALDVRNGGEAENLMDARNSVVGMIEAARSAAEAESNAGYLIVESESDSDQSNQDGGQRSVQTGATVGSDYDGSGESTQQEDEDSETAETDDLEAEEVIMNDEQLEIRPTISFGYSSHRTNLAPQSMQWVVRSRDNISRSSGGFRFTSGGNSLVFIVPSSLPRTGTGGSSTGTTTTVAATVEPPVTMSTTAACLTRAFAIVIRQIADLFRTLQDYNTMAPPLATVSSVTQQDVDNLQIIFRSKTHHQKRSYQCIKCIQ from the exons ATGGATGTGGTCTCG GGATGCGAAGACTTATTCTGCGTCGAACCTATGTCTTTGGCGTCGTCGTCTCGTCAACGCGAATCCCCTTCTCGTACAACAAGAACAAGCCGGCGGCGAAGGCGGGAACTAGGCGAATCAGGAGAAGTGATACGTAACTCGCAGAACAGATTGCCCGATTCGGAAGTTGAAGACGATATCGTTGAAA ATTTAGTAGCGCTTACAAACGATGTCGAAGGAAGTGATAACGAAGAACAAGATGCCGCCAGCGGCTTCGCTCTGGATGTAAGGAACGGAGGCGAAGCGGAGAACTTAATGGATGCTCGTAATTCCG TTGTAGGTATGATAGAAGCGGCCAGAAGTGCTGCCGAAGCCGAATCCAACGCTGGATATTTGATCGTCGAATCCGAATCTGACTCTGATCAGAGTAATCAAGACGGAGGTCAAAGGAGTGTACAAACTGGAGCCACTGTTGGCTCTGATT ACGACGGATCTGGCGAATCGACTCAGCAAGAAGATGAAGATTCAGAAACGGCCGAAACAGACGATCTAGAAGCGGAAGAAGTTATTATGAACGACGAGCAACTAGAAATAAGACC AACGATTTCCTTTGGTTACAGCAGTCACCGGACGAATTTAGCTCCGCAATCGATGCAATGGGTCGTTCGAAGCCGTGACAATATTTCCAGATCATCCGGAG GTTTTCGTTTCACGTCCGGCGGCAATTCGTTAGTATTCATTGTTCCGTCATCGTTGCCCCGAACAGGtaccggaggctccagcacCGGAACCACGACCACGGTCGCCGCTACTGTTGAGCCACCGGTGACGATGTCAACGACTGCTGCCTGCTTGACTCGCGCATTCGCCATCGTAATTAGACAGATCGCCGACTTATTCCGTACCCTGCAAGATTACAATACGATGGCGCCTCCTCTGGCTACCGTGTCGAGTGTCACTCAACAAGATGTTGATAATTTGCAG ATTATATTTCGTAGTAAAACACATCATCAGAAGAGATCCTATCAGTGTATTAAATGCATACAGTGA